From one Bos javanicus breed banteng chromosome 15, ARS-OSU_banteng_1.0, whole genome shotgun sequence genomic stretch:
- the LOC133226792 gene encoding ecto-ADP-ribosyltransferase 5-like: MLAALLITLSCLSLHTLGSHGQDITSKDLDLAPDTFDDSYVGCLEEMEEVAVHLLQREMVHHTWLWDAWETARKYWEQKSPGLSLPPGFKTEHGIAIVLYTNSSNTLHQKLNEAVQTGGGSWESYMNQFHFKALHFYLTRALQLLQGSGVCSREPGQMVFRGVRTIRFEPKRLWDSIRFGQFASSSLNEAVARSFGNTTFFSLRTCFGAPIQDLSVFPEQHEVLIPPHEVFVVTDFFQNETHSLVTLSSTNHICSHFNCAYLGGRKRPRCESVPTGGQADSLSKGAFSLLSWQTLLLASWGFWLLETRV; the protein is encoded by the exons ATGCTGGCGGCTCTGCTGATCACCCTCAGCTGCCTCAGCCTCCACACCCTGGGCAGCCATGGGCAG GATATTACCTCCAAGGACCTGGATCTGGCTCCAGACACCTTTGATGATTCCTATGTGGGCTGCTTGGAAGAGATGGAGGAGGTGGCAGTCCATCTGCTACAGAGGGAGATGGTCCACCACACCTGGCTGTGGGATGCCTGGGAGACAGCTAGGAAGTACTGGGAGCAAAAAAGTCCAGGGCTCAGCCTGCCTCCGGGCTTCAAAACCGAGCATGGAATCGCCATTGTGCTCTATACCAACTCATCCAACACTTTGCACCAGAAGCTGAACGAGGCTGTGCAGACAGGCGGTGGCTCCTGGGAGTCCTACATGAACCAGTTCCACTTCAAGGCCCTGCATTTCTACCTGACCCGGGCCCTGCAGCTGCTGCAGGGCAGTGGGGTCTGCAGCAGGGAACCCGGGCAGATGGTATTCCGAGGCGTGCGCACAATTCGCTTTGAACCTAAGAGGCTGTGGGACTCTATCCGCTTTGGCCAGTTTGCCTCCAGCTCCCTGAATGAGGCAGTGGCCCGCAGTTTTGGTAATACCACCTTCTTCTCCCTAAGGACTTGCTTTGGGGCCCCGATCCAGGACCTATCTGTCTTTCCAGAGCAGCATGAGGTGCTGATCCCCCCACATGAAGTCTTCGTGGTTACTGATTTCTTCCAGAACGAAACCCACAGCCTGGTGACTCTCTCCAGCACCAATCACATCTGCAGCCACTTTAACTGCGCCTATCTGGGTG GGAGGAAGAGGCCGAGATGTGAGTCTGTGCCAA caGGAGGGCAGGCAGACTCACTCTCCAAGGGGGccttctctctgctttcctgGCAGACCCTGCTCTTGGCCTCTTGGGGATTTTGGCTCTTAGAAACAAGGGTCTGA